A window from Sphingopyxis alaskensis RB2256 encodes these proteins:
- a CDS encoding Mur ligase family protein translates to MAENKSYFFCGIGGSGMLPLAMIVAARGAAVAGSDRSRDQGRSPDKFDWIERRGIALFPQDGSGVAAGQTLVASAAVEDSVPDVAAANTLGLARMSRADLNAALFNAAAKGVGVGGTSGKSTVTGMIGWILERAGQKPTVMNGAVMRNFASPDTPFASALVGGDAIYVSEVDESDGSIALYAPDVAVVTNISLDHKSLDELHRLFGDFAAKARIAVINADDPESAPLLAGANVLRFGFGDNAAIRGSDFEPLPNGCRFAVHFAADSHDVRLQMPGRHNAANALAAIAAARALNIPVAQSVAALADFAGLARRYEVLGQAGDVTVIDDFAHNPDKVAATLAAVAELPGRALLFFQPHGYGPLRQMGKELATSFAAGMRDGDRLYVCDPVYFGGTVDRSIGSEALVADIVAGGADAVHLTTRANCGAAMLDEARPGDRILILGARDDTLTAFGRELLEKLTRHA, encoded by the coding sequence GGCATGTTGCCGCTCGCGATGATCGTGGCGGCACGCGGCGCAGCGGTCGCGGGCTCGGACCGCAGCCGCGATCAGGGGCGCTCGCCGGACAAGTTCGACTGGATCGAACGCCGCGGCATCGCCCTTTTCCCGCAGGATGGAAGCGGGGTCGCTGCGGGGCAGACGCTCGTGGCCTCGGCTGCCGTCGAGGACAGCGTACCCGACGTCGCCGCCGCCAACACGCTCGGCCTGGCGCGGATGTCGCGCGCCGACCTCAACGCCGCGCTGTTCAACGCCGCGGCGAAGGGGGTCGGCGTCGGCGGGACGAGCGGCAAGTCGACCGTCACGGGGATGATTGGCTGGATCCTTGAGCGCGCGGGCCAGAAGCCGACCGTGATGAACGGCGCAGTGATGCGCAATTTCGCCTCGCCCGATACGCCCTTCGCCAGCGCGCTCGTCGGCGGCGACGCCATCTATGTCAGCGAGGTCGACGAAAGCGACGGATCGATCGCACTCTATGCCCCCGATGTCGCGGTGGTCACCAACATCAGCCTCGACCACAAAAGCCTCGACGAACTGCACCGCCTGTTCGGCGATTTCGCTGCAAAAGCGCGGATCGCCGTCATCAACGCCGACGATCCCGAATCGGCGCCGCTGCTCGCGGGCGCGAATGTCCTGCGCTTCGGCTTCGGCGACAATGCGGCGATCCGCGGCAGCGATTTCGAGCCGCTGCCCAACGGCTGCCGCTTTGCGGTCCATTTTGCGGCCGACAGCCACGACGTCCGGTTGCAGATGCCCGGTCGCCACAATGCAGCCAACGCGCTCGCCGCCATCGCCGCGGCGCGTGCGCTCAACATCCCCGTCGCGCAGTCGGTCGCGGCGCTCGCCGATTTCGCCGGGCTGGCACGGCGTTACGAAGTGCTGGGGCAGGCGGGCGATGTCACGGTGATCGACGATTTCGCCCACAATCCCGACAAGGTCGCCGCAACACTCGCCGCGGTCGCCGAACTGCCCGGCCGCGCGCTGCTGTTTTTCCAGCCGCACGGCTATGGCCCGCTTCGCCAGATGGGCAAGGAACTGGCGACAAGTTTCGCCGCCGGTATGCGCGATGGCGACAGGCTCTATGTCTGCGACCCCGTCTATTTCGGCGGCACCGTCGACCGCAGCATCGGCAGCGAGGCGCTGGTCGCCGACATCGTCGCAGGCGGGGCCGACGCCGTCCACCTGACGACGCGCGCCAACTGCGGCGCCGCGATGCTGGACGAAGCACGGCCAGGCGACCGCATCCTGATCCTCGGCGCACGCGACGATACGCTGACCGCGTTCGGACGGGAACTGCTGGAAAAGCTCACCCGCCACGCTTGA
- the rpsF gene encoding 30S ribosomal protein S6 — protein MPFYEHVFIARQDLSQAQVDALAETVTGVIGEYKGQVHKTETWGLKQLAYKIQKNRKGHYVMLSAEVSGEAIAEIERQAAINEDIIRWMTIKVDELEKGPSVMMRKQERRGGRGGRDRDGEE, from the coding sequence ATGCCGTTTTACGAGCATGTCTTTATCGCGCGTCAGGACCTGAGCCAGGCTCAGGTCGATGCGCTGGCGGAAACCGTTACGGGCGTCATCGGCGAATATAAGGGCCAGGTCCACAAGACCGAGACCTGGGGCCTCAAGCAGCTCGCCTACAAGATCCAGAAGAACCGCAAGGGTCATTATGTGATGCTCTCGGCCGAAGTGTCGGGCGAAGCGATCGCGGAGATCGAACGTCAGGCGGCGATCAACGAGGACATCATCCGCTGGATGACGATCAAGGTCGACGAACTCGAAAAGGGCCCGTCGGTGATGATGCGCAAGCAGGAACGTCGGGGCGGCCGTGGCGGCCGTGACCGCGACGGCGAAGAATAA
- the rpsR gene encoding 30S ribosomal protein S18, whose amino-acid sequence MARPFFRRRKTCPFSAKDAPVIDYKDVRLLQGYLSERGKIVPSRITAVSTKKQRELAKAIKRARHIGLLPYIVK is encoded by the coding sequence ATGGCACGACCCTTTTTCCGCCGCCGCAAGACCTGCCCCTTCAGCGCGAAGGACGCACCGGTCATCGATTACAAGGACGTCCGCCTGCTCCAGGGTTACCTGTCCGAGCGCGGCAAGATCGTCCCGTCGCGGATCACCGCGGTGTCCACCAAGAAGCAGCGCGAGCTGGCCAAGGCGATCAAGCGCGCCCGCCACATCGGTCTGCTCCCCTACATTGTGAAGTAA
- the rplI gene encoding 50S ribosomal protein L9, with translation MEIILLERIEKLGGIGDVVTVKNGFARNYLLPNNKALRANEANRKLFEANRAKIEADNAERRSEAEGRAKDIDGKQIVLIRQASNTGQLYGSVSVRDIVDALAEDGVTGVTKSMVELERPIKSLGLVDVKVKLHPEVVVTVGVNVARSPDEAEMQSQGIDVIAAMFEEEQAEAAAAALEPDSEEEFEAATPPSELAAEASDEDADDAKEA, from the coding sequence ATGGAAATCATCCTGCTCGAACGAATCGAGAAACTGGGCGGTATCGGCGATGTCGTCACCGTCAAGAACGGCTTTGCCCGCAACTATCTGCTGCCGAACAACAAGGCGCTGCGTGCGAACGAGGCGAACCGCAAGCTGTTCGAAGCGAACCGTGCGAAGATCGAGGCCGACAACGCCGAACGGCGCAGCGAGGCCGAAGGCCGCGCGAAGGACATCGACGGCAAGCAGATCGTCCTGATCCGCCAGGCGTCGAACACCGGCCAGCTTTATGGTTCGGTTTCGGTTCGCGACATCGTCGATGCGCTGGCCGAGGACGGCGTTACCGGCGTGACCAAGTCGATGGTCGAACTCGAACGCCCGATCAAGTCGCTGGGCCTGGTCGACGTCAAGGTCAAGCTGCACCCCGAAGTCGTCGTGACCGTCGGCGTCAACGTCGCGCGCTCGCCCGACGAAGCCGAAATGCAGAGCCAGGGCATCGACGTCATCGCCGCAATGTTCGAGGAGGAGCAGGCCGAAGCCGCCGCCGCCGCGCTCGAACCCGACAGCGAAGAAGAGTTCGAAGCGGCGACCCCGCCGTCGGAACTGGCCGCCGAGGCCAGCGACGAGGACGCGGACGACGCCAAGGAAGCTTAA
- a CDS encoding LysR family transcriptional regulator produces the protein MDRAQLPLNALRAFEAAARHLNFTRAGLELCVSQGAVSHQVAALERRLGTRLFHRLPRGLALTDEGHALVPVVSEAFDRVAATLDQYADGRFRETLKVGVVGTFATGWLMPRLDAFSRAHPSIDLRIATNNNRVDLAGEGLDYAIRFGDGAWHGTHAEPLLDAPMAPICAPVVAARLRTPADLASERLLRSYRADEWALWFGAAGIAAPVMRGPVFDSSALMAAAAAAGQGVALAPPSMFTRELAAELLVQPFAIAVDTGRYWLTRLMSRAESEGMLRFRAWLFAEVAAAGA, from the coding sequence ATGGACCGCGCGCAGCTTCCCCTCAATGCCCTCCGCGCTTTCGAGGCTGCGGCGCGCCATCTCAATTTCACGCGCGCGGGATTGGAACTCTGCGTCAGCCAGGGGGCGGTGAGCCATCAGGTCGCCGCGCTCGAGCGCCGCCTTGGCACGCGGCTGTTTCACCGCCTTCCGCGCGGGCTGGCCCTGACCGACGAAGGCCATGCGCTTGTCCCCGTGGTGTCGGAGGCGTTCGACCGTGTCGCCGCAACGCTTGACCAATATGCCGATGGCCGCTTTCGCGAGACACTGAAGGTCGGGGTGGTCGGCACCTTTGCGACCGGCTGGCTGATGCCACGGCTTGACGCCTTTTCGCGCGCGCATCCGTCGATCGACCTGCGTATTGCGACAAACAACAACCGGGTCGACCTTGCGGGCGAGGGGCTCGACTATGCGATCCGCTTCGGCGACGGCGCATGGCACGGCACCCACGCCGAACCTTTGCTTGATGCGCCGATGGCGCCGATCTGCGCGCCGGTGGTCGCGGCGCGGCTCAGGACGCCCGCCGATCTTGCGTCCGAGCGGCTGCTTCGATCCTATCGCGCCGACGAATGGGCGCTCTGGTTCGGTGCGGCGGGCATCGCCGCGCCGGTAATGCGCGGTCCGGTCTTCGACAGCTCGGCGCTGATGGCGGCGGCTGCGGCGGCGGGGCAGGGGGTGGCGCTTGCGCCGCCGTCGATGTTCACGCGCGAACTTGCCGCCGAGTTGCTTGTCCAGCCGTTCGCCATCGCGGTCGACACGGGGCGCTACTGGCTGACGCGGCTGATGTCGCGCGCCGAGAGTGAGGGGATGCTTCGCTTTCGCGCATGGCTGTTCGCCGAGGTGGCAGCGGCGGGCGCATGA
- the bla gene encoding subclass B3 metallo-beta-lactamase — MIEVMSLFLWLAGAGGTPVPAIDPLTQPIETSRSAEWLAPAEPEKIFGNTYLVGFAGLSVALIDTGDGLVLVDGALPQAAPAILANVRKLGFDPQDIKYILSTEPHFDHAGGLAALARDTGAAVVASVRGAEGLRSGRHAADDPQLGYGGSWPAVANVRTMKDGEVLRLGTTAITAIATPGHTMGSMSWTWQACEGRVCKAVVFASSLNPVSADGYRFTSRAGKPFIKGFEASYRKMDAVPCDILISAHPDNAGNGRYSEKAGACRAYADRSRRALARRLASERVETPK; from the coding sequence ATGATCGAAGTAATGAGCCTGTTTCTGTGGCTTGCGGGTGCGGGCGGGACGCCCGTTCCGGCGATCGATCCGCTGACGCAGCCGATCGAGACGTCACGATCGGCGGAATGGCTGGCGCCTGCGGAACCCGAAAAAATCTTTGGCAACACCTATCTTGTCGGCTTCGCGGGGCTGAGCGTCGCACTGATCGACACGGGCGACGGGCTGGTGCTCGTCGACGGCGCGCTGCCGCAGGCGGCGCCCGCAATCCTCGCCAATGTGCGCAAGCTCGGCTTCGACCCGCAAGACATCAAATATATTCTGAGCACCGAACCCCATTTCGACCATGCCGGCGGCCTCGCCGCGCTCGCGCGCGACACCGGCGCGGCGGTGGTCGCAAGCGTGCGCGGCGCCGAGGGGCTGCGCAGCGGCCGCCACGCGGCCGACGACCCGCAGCTCGGCTATGGCGGCAGTTGGCCCGCGGTCGCGAACGTCCGCACGATGAAGGATGGCGAAGTGCTGCGGCTTGGCACGACGGCGATCACCGCCATCGCAACGCCGGGGCACACGATGGGCAGCATGAGCTGGACGTGGCAGGCATGCGAGGGCCGCGTTTGCAAGGCGGTGGTGTTTGCATCGAGCCTCAATCCCGTCTCGGCCGATGGCTATCGCTTCACCTCCCGCGCGGGCAAACCCTTCATCAAAGGCTTTGAGGCAAGTTATCGCAAGATGGATGCGGTGCCGTGCGACATATTGATCTCAGCGCACCCCGACAATGCGGGCAACGGGCGCTACAGCGAAAAAGCCGGCGCCTGCCGCGCCTATGCCGACCGCTCGCGCCGCGCGCTCGCCAGGCGGCTGGCCAGCGAGCGCGTCGAAACACCGAAGTAG
- a CDS encoding SPOR domain-containing protein codes for MPSFRTIVLLALPLLGISTLAVPARADVKEGVDAWQAGDYRTAVAEWRPLAIAGDADAQFNLGQAYKLGRGVPADLAQAEAWYRRAAKQGHLQAEDNLGLVLFTANRREEAMPLIARSAARGEPRAQYVLGTAHFNGDLAERDWPRAYALTKRASDAGLSIASARLAQLDNLIPLDQRQRGLAMIPDMERSEQRERLAAVSAAAPAAPKPAPTSPIKTASLPPSAPGTSYTPPPVIAATKPAPAPRSKPVTASSPVASAAAAAAVEATAEAMAATGQPGTTYAAPPESNAPPSAGPEAAPAAPGPARSVPAPPPGHDATASPWRAQLGAFGVEANARGLWAALEKKHPAVAGRERHMVKSGKLTRLQAGGFANKGEAERFCASLRKDGQACLVVDR; via the coding sequence ATGCCTTCGTTCCGCACCATTGTTTTGCTGGCCCTGCCGCTGCTCGGCATATCGACGCTTGCGGTGCCCGCGCGCGCCGACGTCAAGGAGGGCGTCGACGCATGGCAGGCGGGCGATTATCGGACGGCCGTTGCCGAATGGCGCCCGCTGGCGATCGCGGGCGATGCCGATGCGCAGTTCAATCTGGGGCAGGCGTACAAGCTCGGCCGCGGCGTTCCCGCCGATCTGGCGCAGGCGGAGGCTTGGTATCGCCGCGCCGCCAAACAGGGGCATTTGCAGGCGGAGGACAATCTCGGCCTCGTGCTGTTCACCGCGAACCGGCGCGAGGAAGCGATGCCCTTGATCGCGAGGTCGGCGGCGCGCGGCGAACCGCGCGCGCAATATGTTCTTGGCACCGCGCATTTCAACGGCGACCTTGCGGAGCGCGACTGGCCGCGGGCCTATGCGCTCACCAAGCGCGCGAGCGACGCCGGGCTCTCGATCGCTTCGGCACGGCTCGCCCAGCTCGACAATCTGATCCCGCTCGACCAGCGCCAGCGCGGCCTCGCGATGATCCCCGACATGGAGCGCAGCGAGCAGCGCGAGCGGCTTGCCGCGGTCAGCGCAGCCGCGCCGGCCGCACCGAAGCCCGCGCCGACGTCGCCGATCAAGACCGCGAGCCTGCCGCCCTCGGCGCCGGGAACGAGCTATACCCCGCCGCCGGTCATCGCCGCGACGAAGCCGGCACCCGCGCCTCGCAGCAAGCCCGTGACGGCCTCTTCACCCGTCGCGAGCGCTGCCGCGGCGGCTGCCGTCGAGGCAACCGCTGAGGCCATGGCTGCGACCGGGCAGCCGGGCACCACCTATGCCGCGCCGCCCGAAAGCAATGCGCCGCCGTCGGCCGGGCCAGAGGCGGCACCGGCCGCTCCCGGACCTGCCCGCTCCGTTCCTGCACCGCCCCCCGGCCACGACGCGACTGCAAGCCCATGGCGCGCGCAGCTCGGAGCCTTTGGGGTCGAAGCCAATGCCCGTGGCCTGTGGGCAGCGCTCGAAAAGAAGCACCCTGCCGTTGCGGGACGCGAGCGGCATATGGTCAAAAGCGGCAAGCTCACCCGCCTGCAGGCTGGCGGTTTCGCAAACAAGGGCGAAGCCGAAAGATTCTGCGCGTCGTTGCGCAAGGATGGTCAGGCCTGTCTGGTGGTTGACAGATAG